A stretch of the Osmerus eperlanus chromosome 10, fOsmEpe2.1, whole genome shotgun sequence genome encodes the following:
- the celf1 gene encoding CUGBP Elav-like family member 1 isoform X11: MDSLEAEALYLSQEQHGQVQCDLDPNTLGGAKKMNGSLEHPDQPDIDAIKMFVGQIPRSWAEEQLRELFEPYGAVYEINVLRDRSQNPPQSKGCCFITYYTRKSALEAQNALHNMKILPGMHHPIQMKPADSEKNNAVEDRKLFIGMISKKCNENDIRLMFSPYGQIEECRILRGPDGLSRGCAFVTFTARQMAQSAIKSMHQSQTMEGCSSPMVVKFADTQKDKEQKRMAQQLQQQMQQLNAASMWGNLTGINSLGPQYLALYLQLLQQSASSGNALNNLHPMTGLNAMQNLAALAAAASATQATPSGSNAMTTSSSPLSVLTSSAGSSPTSSSSSSVNPMASLGALQSLAAGAGGLNMGSLAGMAALNGGLGSGGLSNGSGSTMEALSQAYSGIQQYAAAALPSLYSQSLLAQQNASAAGSQKEGPEGANLFIYHLPQEFGDQDLLQMFMPFGNVISAKVFIDKQTNLSKCFGFVSYDNPVSSQAAIQSMNGFQIGMKRLKVQLKRSKNDSKPY; encoded by the exons ATGGATAGCCTGGAGGCTGAAGCTCTTTACCTGTCCCAGGAGCAGCATGGGCAGGTCCAGTGTGACCTGGACCCCAACACCTTGGGGGG AGCTAAGAAGATGAATGGGTCGCTGGAGCACCCGGACCAGCCTGACATCGACGCCATCAAGATGTTCGTGGGTCAGATACCGCGCTCCTGGGCGGAGGAGCAGCTGAGGGAGCTCTTCGAGCCGTATGGCGCCGTGTACGAGATCAACGTGCTCCGAGACCGCAGCCAGAACCCTCCGCAGAGCAAAG gctgctgtTTCATCACGTACTACACCAGAAAGTCCGCGTTGGAGGCCCAGAATGCACTGCACAACATGAAGATTCTCCCTGGG ATGCACCACCCCATTCAGATGAAGCCAGCTGACAGTGAGAAGAACAACG cGGTGGAGGACAGGAAGCTGTTCATTGGTATGATCTCCAAGAAGTGCAATGAGAACGACATCAGACTGATGTTCTCTCCCTATGGACAGATTGAAGAGTGTCGCATCCTGCGAGGTCCTGACGGACTCAGCCGTG GTTGTGCCTTTGTCACCTTCACAGCCAGACAGATGGCCCAGTCAGCCATCAAGTCGATGCACCAGTCTCAAACCATGGAG gGCTGTTCCTCCCCCATGGTGGTGAAGTTTGCAGACACCCAGAAGGACAAGGAGCAGAAGAGGATGGCCCAGCAGCTTCAGCAGCAGATGCAGCAGCTCAACGCTGCCTCCATGTGGGGCAACCTGACGGGCATCAACTCCCTGGGGCCCCAGTACCTGGCA CTTTACTTACAGCTTCTCCAGCAGTCTGCTTCCTCGGGAAATGCCCTCAACAATCTGCACCCcatgacag GGCTGAACGCCATGCAGAACCTAGCAGCCCTAGCGGCAGCGGCTAGCGCCACACAGGCCACACCTTCTGGCTCCAACGCCATGACGACGTCGAGCAGTCCGCTCAGCGTTCTCACCAGCTCAG caggctcctcccccacctccagcagcagctcgTCGGTCAACCCCATGGCGTCTCTGGGGGCTCTGCAGTCTCTGGCCGCCGGAGCGGGCGGTCTCAACATGGGCTCCCTGGCAG GTATGGCAGCTCTGAACGGTGGCCTGGGTAGTGGGGGCCTGTCCAACGGGTCGGGCAGCACCATGGAGGCCCTGAGTCAGGCCTACTCTGGCATCCAGCAGTACGCTGCTGcagccctgcccagcctctACAGCCAGAGCCTGCTGGCCCAGCAGAACGCCAGCGCAGCGGGCAGccagaaggagg GTCCAGAGGGGGCCAACCTGTTCATTTACCACCTGCCCCAAGAGtttggagaccaggacctgctCCAGATGTTCATGCCCTTTGGAAACGTCATATCAGCAAAGGTCTTCATCGACAAGCAGACCAACCTCAGCAAGTGctttg GTTTTGTGAGCTACGACAACCCTGTGTCGTCCCAGGCAGCCATCCAGTCCATGAACGGCTTCCAGATCGGCATGAAGCGCCTTAAGGTGCAGCTGAAGAGATCCAAGAATGACAGCAAGCCCTACTGA
- the celf1 gene encoding CUGBP Elav-like family member 1 isoform X15, translating into MASFKLDFLPEMMVDHCSLNSSPVAKKMNGSLEHPDQPDIDAIKMFVGQIPRSWAEEQLRELFEPYGAVYEINVLRDRSQNPPQSKGCCFITYYTRKSALEAQNALHNMKILPGMHHPIQMKPADSEKNNAVEDRKLFIGMISKKCNENDIRLMFSPYGQIEECRILRGPDGLSRGCAFVTFTARQMAQSAIKSMHQSQTMEGCSSPMVVKFADTQKDKEQKRMAQQLQQQMQQLNAASMWGNLTGINSLGPQYLALYLQLLQQSASSGNALNNLHPMTGLNAMQNLAALAAAASATQATPSGSNAMTTSSSPLSVLTSSAGSSPTSSSSSSVNPMASLGALQSLAAGAGGLNMGSLAGMAALNGGLGSGGLSNGSGSTMEALSQAYSGIQQYAAAALPSLYSQSLLAQQNASAAGSQKEGPEGANLFIYHLPQEFGDQDLLQMFMPFGNVISAKVFIDKQTNLSKCFGFVSYDNPVSSQAAIQSMNGFQIGMKRLKVQLKRSKNDSKPY; encoded by the exons ATGGCCTCTTTTAAACTGGACTTCTTACCTGAGATGATGGTGGACCATTGTTCCCTAAACTCCAGCCCAGT AGCTAAGAAGATGAATGGGTCGCTGGAGCACCCGGACCAGCCTGACATCGACGCCATCAAGATGTTCGTGGGTCAGATACCGCGCTCCTGGGCGGAGGAGCAGCTGAGGGAGCTCTTCGAGCCGTATGGCGCCGTGTACGAGATCAACGTGCTCCGAGACCGCAGCCAGAACCCTCCGCAGAGCAAAG gctgctgtTTCATCACGTACTACACCAGAAAGTCCGCGTTGGAGGCCCAGAATGCACTGCACAACATGAAGATTCTCCCTGGG ATGCACCACCCCATTCAGATGAAGCCAGCTGACAGTGAGAAGAACAACG cGGTGGAGGACAGGAAGCTGTTCATTGGTATGATCTCCAAGAAGTGCAATGAGAACGACATCAGACTGATGTTCTCTCCCTATGGACAGATTGAAGAGTGTCGCATCCTGCGAGGTCCTGACGGACTCAGCCGTG GTTGTGCCTTTGTCACCTTCACAGCCAGACAGATGGCCCAGTCAGCCATCAAGTCGATGCACCAGTCTCAAACCATGGAG gGCTGTTCCTCCCCCATGGTGGTGAAGTTTGCAGACACCCAGAAGGACAAGGAGCAGAAGAGGATGGCCCAGCAGCTTCAGCAGCAGATGCAGCAGCTCAACGCTGCCTCCATGTGGGGCAACCTGACGGGCATCAACTCCCTGGGGCCCCAGTACCTGGCA CTTTACTTACAGCTTCTCCAGCAGTCTGCTTCCTCGGGAAATGCCCTCAACAATCTGCACCCcatgacag GGCTGAACGCCATGCAGAACCTAGCAGCCCTAGCGGCAGCGGCTAGCGCCACACAGGCCACACCTTCTGGCTCCAACGCCATGACGACGTCGAGCAGTCCGCTCAGCGTTCTCACCAGCTCAG caggctcctcccccacctccagcagcagctcgTCGGTCAACCCCATGGCGTCTCTGGGGGCTCTGCAGTCTCTGGCCGCCGGAGCGGGCGGTCTCAACATGGGCTCCCTGGCAG GTATGGCAGCTCTGAACGGTGGCCTGGGTAGTGGGGGCCTGTCCAACGGGTCGGGCAGCACCATGGAGGCCCTGAGTCAGGCCTACTCTGGCATCCAGCAGTACGCTGCTGcagccctgcccagcctctACAGCCAGAGCCTGCTGGCCCAGCAGAACGCCAGCGCAGCGGGCAGccagaaggagg GTCCAGAGGGGGCCAACCTGTTCATTTACCACCTGCCCCAAGAGtttggagaccaggacctgctCCAGATGTTCATGCCCTTTGGAAACGTCATATCAGCAAAGGTCTTCATCGACAAGCAGACCAACCTCAGCAAGTGctttg GTTTTGTGAGCTACGACAACCCTGTGTCGTCCCAGGCAGCCATCCAGTCCATGAACGGCTTCCAGATCGGCATGAAGCGCCTTAAGGTGCAGCTGAAGAGATCCAAGAATGACAGCAAGCCCTACTGA
- the celf1 gene encoding CUGBP Elav-like family member 1 isoform X2: MDSLEAEALYLSQEQHGQVQCDLDPNTLGGAKKMNGSLEHPDQPDIDAIKMFVGQIPRSWAEEQLRELFEPYGAVYEINVLRDRSQNPPQSKGCCFITYYTRKSALEAQNALHNMKILPGMHHPIQMKPADSEKNNAVEDRKLFIGMISKKCNENDIRLMFSPYGQIEECRILRGPDGLSRGCAFVTFTARQMAQSAIKSMHQSQTMEGCSSPMVVKFADTQKDKEQKRMAQQLQQQMQQLNAASMWGNLTGINSLGPQYLALYLQLLQQSASSGNALNNLHPMTGLNAMQNLAALAAAASATQATPSGSNAMTTSSSPLSVLTSSGTTAGQNLSWDSYKGSSPTSSSSSSVNPMASLGALQSLAAGAGGLNMGSLAGMAALNGGLGSGGLSNGSGSTMEALSQAYSGIQQYAAAALPSLYSQSLLAQQNASAAGSQKEASESRSTGPEGANLFIYHLPQEFGDQDLLQMFMPFGNVISAKVFIDKQTNLSKCFGFVSYDNPVSSQAAIQSMNGFQIGMKRLKVQLKRSKNDSKPY; encoded by the exons ATGGATAGCCTGGAGGCTGAAGCTCTTTACCTGTCCCAGGAGCAGCATGGGCAGGTCCAGTGTGACCTGGACCCCAACACCTTGGGGGG AGCTAAGAAGATGAATGGGTCGCTGGAGCACCCGGACCAGCCTGACATCGACGCCATCAAGATGTTCGTGGGTCAGATACCGCGCTCCTGGGCGGAGGAGCAGCTGAGGGAGCTCTTCGAGCCGTATGGCGCCGTGTACGAGATCAACGTGCTCCGAGACCGCAGCCAGAACCCTCCGCAGAGCAAAG gctgctgtTTCATCACGTACTACACCAGAAAGTCCGCGTTGGAGGCCCAGAATGCACTGCACAACATGAAGATTCTCCCTGGG ATGCACCACCCCATTCAGATGAAGCCAGCTGACAGTGAGAAGAACAACG cGGTGGAGGACAGGAAGCTGTTCATTGGTATGATCTCCAAGAAGTGCAATGAGAACGACATCAGACTGATGTTCTCTCCCTATGGACAGATTGAAGAGTGTCGCATCCTGCGAGGTCCTGACGGACTCAGCCGTG GTTGTGCCTTTGTCACCTTCACAGCCAGACAGATGGCCCAGTCAGCCATCAAGTCGATGCACCAGTCTCAAACCATGGAG gGCTGTTCCTCCCCCATGGTGGTGAAGTTTGCAGACACCCAGAAGGACAAGGAGCAGAAGAGGATGGCCCAGCAGCTTCAGCAGCAGATGCAGCAGCTCAACGCTGCCTCCATGTGGGGCAACCTGACGGGCATCAACTCCCTGGGGCCCCAGTACCTGGCA CTTTACTTACAGCTTCTCCAGCAGTCTGCTTCCTCGGGAAATGCCCTCAACAATCTGCACCCcatgacag GGCTGAACGCCATGCAGAACCTAGCAGCCCTAGCGGCAGCGGCTAGCGCCACACAGGCCACACCTTCTGGCTCCAACGCCATGACGACGTCGAGCAGTCCGCTCAGCGTTCTCACCAGCTCAGGTACGACCGCCGGGCAGAACCTCTCCTGGGACAGCTACAAGG gctcctcccccacctccagcagcagctcgTCGGTCAACCCCATGGCGTCTCTGGGGGCTCTGCAGTCTCTGGCCGCCGGAGCGGGCGGTCTCAACATGGGCTCCCTGGCAG GTATGGCAGCTCTGAACGGTGGCCTGGGTAGTGGGGGCCTGTCCAACGGGTCGGGCAGCACCATGGAGGCCCTGAGTCAGGCCTACTCTGGCATCCAGCAGTACGCTGCTGcagccctgcccagcctctACAGCCAGAGCCTGCTGGCCCAGCAGAACGCCAGCGCAGCGGGCAGccagaaggagg CCAGTGAGAGTCGGAGCACCG GTCCAGAGGGGGCCAACCTGTTCATTTACCACCTGCCCCAAGAGtttggagaccaggacctgctCCAGATGTTCATGCCCTTTGGAAACGTCATATCAGCAAAGGTCTTCATCGACAAGCAGACCAACCTCAGCAAGTGctttg GTTTTGTGAGCTACGACAACCCTGTGTCGTCCCAGGCAGCCATCCAGTCCATGAACGGCTTCCAGATCGGCATGAAGCGCCTTAAGGTGCAGCTGAAGAGATCCAAGAATGACAGCAAGCCCTACTGA
- the celf1 gene encoding CUGBP Elav-like family member 1 isoform X16 yields the protein MASFKLDFLPEMMVDHCSLNSSPVAKKMNGSLEHPDQPDIDAIKMFVGQIPRSWAEEQLRELFEPYGAVYEINVLRDRSQNPPQSKGCCFITYYTRKSALEAQNALHNMKILPGMHHPIQMKPADSEKNNAVEDRKLFIGMISKKCNENDIRLMFSPYGQIEECRILRGPDGLSRGCAFVTFTARQMAQSAIKSMHQSQTMEGCSSPMVVKFADTQKDKEQKRMAQQLQQQMQQLNAASMWGNLTGINSLGPQYLALYLQLLQQSASSGNALNNLHPMTGLNAMQNLAALAAAASATQATPSGSNAMTTSSSPLSVLTSSGSSPTSSSSSSVNPMASLGALQSLAAGAGGLNMGSLAGMAALNGGLGSGGLSNGSGSTMEALSQAYSGIQQYAAAALPSLYSQSLLAQQNASAAGSQKEGPEGANLFIYHLPQEFGDQDLLQMFMPFGNVISAKVFIDKQTNLSKCFGFVSYDNPVSSQAAIQSMNGFQIGMKRLKVQLKRSKNDSKPY from the exons ATGGCCTCTTTTAAACTGGACTTCTTACCTGAGATGATGGTGGACCATTGTTCCCTAAACTCCAGCCCAGT AGCTAAGAAGATGAATGGGTCGCTGGAGCACCCGGACCAGCCTGACATCGACGCCATCAAGATGTTCGTGGGTCAGATACCGCGCTCCTGGGCGGAGGAGCAGCTGAGGGAGCTCTTCGAGCCGTATGGCGCCGTGTACGAGATCAACGTGCTCCGAGACCGCAGCCAGAACCCTCCGCAGAGCAAAG gctgctgtTTCATCACGTACTACACCAGAAAGTCCGCGTTGGAGGCCCAGAATGCACTGCACAACATGAAGATTCTCCCTGGG ATGCACCACCCCATTCAGATGAAGCCAGCTGACAGTGAGAAGAACAACG cGGTGGAGGACAGGAAGCTGTTCATTGGTATGATCTCCAAGAAGTGCAATGAGAACGACATCAGACTGATGTTCTCTCCCTATGGACAGATTGAAGAGTGTCGCATCCTGCGAGGTCCTGACGGACTCAGCCGTG GTTGTGCCTTTGTCACCTTCACAGCCAGACAGATGGCCCAGTCAGCCATCAAGTCGATGCACCAGTCTCAAACCATGGAG gGCTGTTCCTCCCCCATGGTGGTGAAGTTTGCAGACACCCAGAAGGACAAGGAGCAGAAGAGGATGGCCCAGCAGCTTCAGCAGCAGATGCAGCAGCTCAACGCTGCCTCCATGTGGGGCAACCTGACGGGCATCAACTCCCTGGGGCCCCAGTACCTGGCA CTTTACTTACAGCTTCTCCAGCAGTCTGCTTCCTCGGGAAATGCCCTCAACAATCTGCACCCcatgacag GGCTGAACGCCATGCAGAACCTAGCAGCCCTAGCGGCAGCGGCTAGCGCCACACAGGCCACACCTTCTGGCTCCAACGCCATGACGACGTCGAGCAGTCCGCTCAGCGTTCTCACCAGCTCAG gctcctcccccacctccagcagcagctcgTCGGTCAACCCCATGGCGTCTCTGGGGGCTCTGCAGTCTCTGGCCGCCGGAGCGGGCGGTCTCAACATGGGCTCCCTGGCAG GTATGGCAGCTCTGAACGGTGGCCTGGGTAGTGGGGGCCTGTCCAACGGGTCGGGCAGCACCATGGAGGCCCTGAGTCAGGCCTACTCTGGCATCCAGCAGTACGCTGCTGcagccctgcccagcctctACAGCCAGAGCCTGCTGGCCCAGCAGAACGCCAGCGCAGCGGGCAGccagaaggagg GTCCAGAGGGGGCCAACCTGTTCATTTACCACCTGCCCCAAGAGtttggagaccaggacctgctCCAGATGTTCATGCCCTTTGGAAACGTCATATCAGCAAAGGTCTTCATCGACAAGCAGACCAACCTCAGCAAGTGctttg GTTTTGTGAGCTACGACAACCCTGTGTCGTCCCAGGCAGCCATCCAGTCCATGAACGGCTTCCAGATCGGCATGAAGCGCCTTAAGGTGCAGCTGAAGAGATCCAAGAATGACAGCAAGCCCTACTGA
- the celf1 gene encoding CUGBP Elav-like family member 1 isoform X12 has product MDSLEAEALYLSQEQHGQVQCDLDPNTLGGAKKMNGSLEHPDQPDIDAIKMFVGQIPRSWAEEQLRELFEPYGAVYEINVLRDRSQNPPQSKGCCFITYYTRKSALEAQNALHNMKILPGMHHPIQMKPADSEKNNAVEDRKLFIGMISKKCNENDIRLMFSPYGQIEECRILRGPDGLSRGCAFVTFTARQMAQSAIKSMHQSQTMEGCSSPMVVKFADTQKDKEQKRMAQQLQQQMQQLNAASMWGNLTGINSLGPQYLALYLQLLQQSASSGNALNNLHPMTGLNAMQNLAALAAAASATQATPSGSNAMTTSSSPLSVLTSSGSSPTSSSSSSVNPMASLGALQSLAAGAGGLNMGSLAGMAALNGGLGSGGLSNGSGSTMEALSQAYSGIQQYAAAALPSLYSQSLLAQQNASAAGSQKEGPEGANLFIYHLPQEFGDQDLLQMFMPFGNVISAKVFIDKQTNLSKCFGFVSYDNPVSSQAAIQSMNGFQIGMKRLKVQLKRSKNDSKPY; this is encoded by the exons ATGGATAGCCTGGAGGCTGAAGCTCTTTACCTGTCCCAGGAGCAGCATGGGCAGGTCCAGTGTGACCTGGACCCCAACACCTTGGGGGG AGCTAAGAAGATGAATGGGTCGCTGGAGCACCCGGACCAGCCTGACATCGACGCCATCAAGATGTTCGTGGGTCAGATACCGCGCTCCTGGGCGGAGGAGCAGCTGAGGGAGCTCTTCGAGCCGTATGGCGCCGTGTACGAGATCAACGTGCTCCGAGACCGCAGCCAGAACCCTCCGCAGAGCAAAG gctgctgtTTCATCACGTACTACACCAGAAAGTCCGCGTTGGAGGCCCAGAATGCACTGCACAACATGAAGATTCTCCCTGGG ATGCACCACCCCATTCAGATGAAGCCAGCTGACAGTGAGAAGAACAACG cGGTGGAGGACAGGAAGCTGTTCATTGGTATGATCTCCAAGAAGTGCAATGAGAACGACATCAGACTGATGTTCTCTCCCTATGGACAGATTGAAGAGTGTCGCATCCTGCGAGGTCCTGACGGACTCAGCCGTG GTTGTGCCTTTGTCACCTTCACAGCCAGACAGATGGCCCAGTCAGCCATCAAGTCGATGCACCAGTCTCAAACCATGGAG gGCTGTTCCTCCCCCATGGTGGTGAAGTTTGCAGACACCCAGAAGGACAAGGAGCAGAAGAGGATGGCCCAGCAGCTTCAGCAGCAGATGCAGCAGCTCAACGCTGCCTCCATGTGGGGCAACCTGACGGGCATCAACTCCCTGGGGCCCCAGTACCTGGCA CTTTACTTACAGCTTCTCCAGCAGTCTGCTTCCTCGGGAAATGCCCTCAACAATCTGCACCCcatgacag GGCTGAACGCCATGCAGAACCTAGCAGCCCTAGCGGCAGCGGCTAGCGCCACACAGGCCACACCTTCTGGCTCCAACGCCATGACGACGTCGAGCAGTCCGCTCAGCGTTCTCACCAGCTCAG gctcctcccccacctccagcagcagctcgTCGGTCAACCCCATGGCGTCTCTGGGGGCTCTGCAGTCTCTGGCCGCCGGAGCGGGCGGTCTCAACATGGGCTCCCTGGCAG GTATGGCAGCTCTGAACGGTGGCCTGGGTAGTGGGGGCCTGTCCAACGGGTCGGGCAGCACCATGGAGGCCCTGAGTCAGGCCTACTCTGGCATCCAGCAGTACGCTGCTGcagccctgcccagcctctACAGCCAGAGCCTGCTGGCCCAGCAGAACGCCAGCGCAGCGGGCAGccagaaggagg GTCCAGAGGGGGCCAACCTGTTCATTTACCACCTGCCCCAAGAGtttggagaccaggacctgctCCAGATGTTCATGCCCTTTGGAAACGTCATATCAGCAAAGGTCTTCATCGACAAGCAGACCAACCTCAGCAAGTGctttg GTTTTGTGAGCTACGACAACCCTGTGTCGTCCCAGGCAGCCATCCAGTCCATGAACGGCTTCCAGATCGGCATGAAGCGCCTTAAGGTGCAGCTGAAGAGATCCAAGAATGACAGCAAGCCCTACTGA
- the celf1 gene encoding CUGBP Elav-like family member 1 isoform X10 has translation MDSLEAEALYLSQEQHGQVQCDLDPNTLGGAKKMNGSLEHPDQPDIDAIKMFVGQIPRSWAEEQLRELFEPYGAVYEINVLRDRSQNPPQSKGCCFITYYTRKSALEAQNALHNMKILPGMHHPIQMKPADSEKNNAVEDRKLFIGMISKKCNENDIRLMFSPYGQIEECRILRGPDGLSRGCAFVTFTARQMAQSAIKSMHQSQTMEGCSSPMVVKFADTQKDKEQKRMAQQLQQQMQQLNAASMWGNLTGINSLGPQYLALLQQSASSGNALNNLHPMTGLNAMQNLAALAAAASATQATPSGSNAMTTSSSPLSVLTSSAGSSPTSSSSSSVNPMASLGALQSLAAGAGGLNMGSLAGMAALNGGLGSGGLSNGSGSTMEALSQAYSGIQQYAAAALPSLYSQSLLAQQNASAAGSQKEASESRSTGPEGANLFIYHLPQEFGDQDLLQMFMPFGNVISAKVFIDKQTNLSKCFGFVSYDNPVSSQAAIQSMNGFQIGMKRLKVQLKRSKNDSKPY, from the exons ATGGATAGCCTGGAGGCTGAAGCTCTTTACCTGTCCCAGGAGCAGCATGGGCAGGTCCAGTGTGACCTGGACCCCAACACCTTGGGGGG AGCTAAGAAGATGAATGGGTCGCTGGAGCACCCGGACCAGCCTGACATCGACGCCATCAAGATGTTCGTGGGTCAGATACCGCGCTCCTGGGCGGAGGAGCAGCTGAGGGAGCTCTTCGAGCCGTATGGCGCCGTGTACGAGATCAACGTGCTCCGAGACCGCAGCCAGAACCCTCCGCAGAGCAAAG gctgctgtTTCATCACGTACTACACCAGAAAGTCCGCGTTGGAGGCCCAGAATGCACTGCACAACATGAAGATTCTCCCTGGG ATGCACCACCCCATTCAGATGAAGCCAGCTGACAGTGAGAAGAACAACG cGGTGGAGGACAGGAAGCTGTTCATTGGTATGATCTCCAAGAAGTGCAATGAGAACGACATCAGACTGATGTTCTCTCCCTATGGACAGATTGAAGAGTGTCGCATCCTGCGAGGTCCTGACGGACTCAGCCGTG GTTGTGCCTTTGTCACCTTCACAGCCAGACAGATGGCCCAGTCAGCCATCAAGTCGATGCACCAGTCTCAAACCATGGAG gGCTGTTCCTCCCCCATGGTGGTGAAGTTTGCAGACACCCAGAAGGACAAGGAGCAGAAGAGGATGGCCCAGCAGCTTCAGCAGCAGATGCAGCAGCTCAACGCTGCCTCCATGTGGGGCAACCTGACGGGCATCAACTCCCTGGGGCCCCAGTACCTGGCA CTTCTCCAGCAGTCTGCTTCCTCGGGAAATGCCCTCAACAATCTGCACCCcatgacag GGCTGAACGCCATGCAGAACCTAGCAGCCCTAGCGGCAGCGGCTAGCGCCACACAGGCCACACCTTCTGGCTCCAACGCCATGACGACGTCGAGCAGTCCGCTCAGCGTTCTCACCAGCTCAG caggctcctcccccacctccagcagcagctcgTCGGTCAACCCCATGGCGTCTCTGGGGGCTCTGCAGTCTCTGGCCGCCGGAGCGGGCGGTCTCAACATGGGCTCCCTGGCAG GTATGGCAGCTCTGAACGGTGGCCTGGGTAGTGGGGGCCTGTCCAACGGGTCGGGCAGCACCATGGAGGCCCTGAGTCAGGCCTACTCTGGCATCCAGCAGTACGCTGCTGcagccctgcccagcctctACAGCCAGAGCCTGCTGGCCCAGCAGAACGCCAGCGCAGCGGGCAGccagaaggagg CCAGTGAGAGTCGGAGCACCG GTCCAGAGGGGGCCAACCTGTTCATTTACCACCTGCCCCAAGAGtttggagaccaggacctgctCCAGATGTTCATGCCCTTTGGAAACGTCATATCAGCAAAGGTCTTCATCGACAAGCAGACCAACCTCAGCAAGTGctttg GTTTTGTGAGCTACGACAACCCTGTGTCGTCCCAGGCAGCCATCCAGTCCATGAACGGCTTCCAGATCGGCATGAAGCGCCTTAAGGTGCAGCTGAAGAGATCCAAGAATGACAGCAAGCCCTACTGA